One Arvicanthis niloticus isolate mArvNil1 chromosome X, mArvNil1.pat.X, whole genome shotgun sequence genomic window, TAAAACTGCAACACAAGAGACACTTACAGTGACTGACTTCACATACTTTTGGGAGATGACATGTCACACAAGTTTTGATAACTacccagaagaaagcatttcacTGTCACTAATAAGAAAACCCTGAGTTTAATATTAAGTTAAGGATCTATTCCCTGATCTAAACAAGGGCCACATAAGTAATGACCTACTAAACTACAAGGTTATAATTTAGGAACTTTTCTTTGAAGTtcatatttcaataaaaaatacCTCAGGAACGAGCTGGAATAAAGCAAAACTGCATTTGCATTGCTGAGCAGAACACAGATGGGGAGGAAGACAGACTTTGAGATGGCCTCTATAGAAATGGACCTTTGGAGCCATTATTGACATATCAACTGAGCTTTCTGTGAAAAATGATCCGttagtctgaaaaaaaatctgagttagacctaaaatttttattaagcTGCTAAGTACACACATCAGTCAGTTCTTGTACTTGTAGACTAGTATAACGAGGGTATACCATTTGCCCCCAAAATCAGAAGCCTGTAAAATAGGACCTTACCAGCTATAAGCAGGCTAAAGTTTAGATTTAGTTTAAACGTGTTGTATCCTTTAATACCTTTAGCTTACTTATTTGGCATAATTATATCTCCCAGTGGTTTGTAAAAGGTGAGTGGAGATAAAGAGAAGGACAGTTTAATACAGCAAGAATGAAGTTTCCTCTTCAGAAACAATATTCAAATCCAAAAATTAAATGGTCACAAGACTGTTAGTGCCCATACATaatagaaagaaactaaaaaagaaccagagagagagagagagagagagagagagagagagagagagagagagagagagagaaagaaagagagagagagcgaggtCAACTAGGAAAGAGCCTCCCTCAAATCTAGACCAGCCAGTTAATGTTTAGAGTTGTTTAAGTCCCAGTAAAGCCAGCACCATCTTCTGTTAGCCTCCATTTGACCTGTGAAGAAGCAAGTTGTTTTACTGGAGGTAGTCATTAGTTGAACTGTAACCGATAGTCCCTTGACAGAAAAACTTCATttaagttgaaaaagaaaaatcaataaacagaTGACCCAAGGCCTAATGAGCAAGGATCTCTGACCTCATCTATCGACCTTCCCCAGAGCACAGAAAGATAGGCTCAAAGCTAGAGGCCAGGGAGGCAAACCAGAGTAGGAGGCTGGGCAAGGCTAGACAAGGCATAGTCATTTGAGTACCTGGGAGAACGCAATTCCAAACGCCACTCCAGCAATGATCCCCATGTTAGTCTCCATAAAACTGGTCACCAGATCATAACAGccctaaaaagaaaatattggtaAGTCAAACCCaccaccaaccaacaaccaaccaaccaacctaccaaccaaccatcAAGCCAAAGAATTCAAACATACAAAAAAGTATAGAGAATAGTACAATGAAACCACACAGGACACTTTCTCTAATATTGTGATTAATATATTTCTCTAATATTATGATTAatatattaacattaaaattaacttGTTGTTGAGGTAGACTTTATTTTATCAACCTAGTCCAGAAACAAACACCTACTTCTTTTGTATCCCCCACAACACAAAGAAAGGCAAAAGCCGACTGTCACTAGTAAATCCCTTACTTTTAGATCAAACATCAGGACTCTCAAGATTAGACTAACTATTATGAGGTCATTTCTGTATTTCACCCATTTTCTATTGGGATCTGTAACAGTGAGTGCTTTAAGTGTACATTTACATGGAACTAACCAAATCAACTTATTTCTGAGTTGACTTATTCAGCAAAGAATACATGGTCTTTTCCAGTAAAGGACTCCAACTTGAATATAGAAATTgtgtaaaaataaagacattaaatgAACAGAATCAAAGTAATTCTTGTTTACCTGGACAGCCATTCTAAGTCATAATAACATCTGAACAACCACAACAACTACTCCCACTGTCTATCATTTTTAAATTCCAATTTTGTTTAACAAAGTTCAGAGTGTGTGGAAATTCTGCTAATATTGTTGGCTCTAAATCATCTTCATCTTCACAGTATCTTTACAGAGAGAGAATGCATTAACTTGGAGCAGTGCTATAACATAGCTTCCATGCAATTTCCTCTTTCCTATCTGATATAAATATGAAGGTAAGTGCATGCTGGCTCATGGTTGACTTGTACTATGTGTTTCTTTCCAGCAGTATCATATCCTTAGCAAGCTTCTGCTCACAGACACAAGTAATGACCTGGCAGGAGTTCACCTGTGTCAGAAATAGTTCTCCCTGTACACAGTGTGAAGTTCTTTCATGCGCAGCATAGAGCTTGTGAGAAAGGCCAAACTGGAGGTTCTACCCAAGACTTGTGAAACCAGCATCTACCATGTGCTTGGAATAttcctttttaataattttttttttttggtgaatttGAATGTACTTTTAACAAGCTCTAAAAGTATTTCCACTAAAGTGTGGGAAGTATTCTTCTGTAAAAAAAATAGCTAGATTCactacaaataagaaaggaaacaaatacaTCCTatcaataataaacaaaaaaagaagatgagaatgattttaaaagaaaatgttttccatcCCTGAATTTATCTTCTCTATTATTCATCATTCAGCCCTAAAGTCTACTCTCCAAGTTTCTATACATTTCTGCAGATACAAGAATTGCTTTGGAACTACAACTATGGGTCGTGTTTGCATTCAACCTTAAGTCGTGCACTAAAGCACGATCGTATCCACCCACAACCATCTCTCTCAATTTCCTAATATGAAAGCCTGGTTGTCAAGCATGAGATAAATCTAGAGACCTGCTAGGTCTCCTAGGAAACACTGAGAAACAGAGCGGTTAATTTCCTCACCCTCTTGGTGCATCTAAATCAACAGTGCAAAAGTGTTTGCAAGTGGCCGTCTTTAACTATTTGGAAGAGAAGGCAAGTTCCAGAAAGGTTCTAAAGGCATCTCTGTAGATGCCAAGCAGGGTCAGTCCTTTCTCTGTTCTTAGAAACTGAGCAAGAAATTCCTATTGGTAGGGGCTCAGCCAGTGCAACCAGCTAAACAGACCTGCAAGCATTTCATCATCTTgccagcaaaagaaaaataaatcctgtGCCCCAAACTAAACAATCAATCCCCTGTGTAACGGTTCACACTTCCTTTTACCTGTTCTCCACCCCAAATCTGTATAATGTAGGTTCCCCAGGTTACCGAGTAAAAGTCAAACTTCATCTTTCTGTGTTACCACAGGGTAGGGTTCAAAACACCAAATGATCACAACACATTAACGTGTATGTTGTGTGTGCCTTTATGTGATTATTCACATGTGCGTGTAACTGTGGAGTCCAAAAGAGGGGGTCAGATTCCtcggagctggagttataggtagttatgAGCCTGCCAGCCtcagtgttgggaactgaattaCTGTCCTATGCCAGAGGAACAAgctctcttaacctctgagtcatctctctggcccccaaaCATGTTTTCAGAGGCCAACAGAAGCTATTCCCTATAAGGATCTGTTGCATCATTTCTAGGAACATTGCTGAGGTCACATTTGCATCACAGTTAAGACTTACAGTGTCTGGTGGTCTGTGCCTGACATTATGCTTTAACTTATTTCATTTATTCCTcatattaattcttttttaaaaatgtatttttatgtatgtgtacaatcTGAattcagacacacccagaagagGAAAtctgatcccattatagatgattgtgagctaccatgtgggtgctgtgaattgaacctttaggaagagctgtcagtgctcttaacccctgagccatctctctagccccctcaACTTAATTCTAAAGAGCAAGATCTATTATTatctatattttacatataagagAAACAAACCCCGAGAAAGGTTAAGTAACTTTAACAAGATCCTGCAATCAACAAATGCCTGATTCAGAATTTAAACTACCTCTAGTCTCTGAATTCAGATTTTGGGGTCCTTATATTTCCCAAATAAGAACGtttatgtgaattttttttttcctttttaccaaAATTGGATGGGTGTTGCTTTTACCAGCCACATGAACCAAAGCACTCACTGTTACAGATCCCAATAGAAAATGGGTGAAATACAGAAATGACCTCATAATAGTTAGTCTAATCTTGAGAGAATGGCTATCATCTCTCTATGAATTATTCAGTACATGGCCCGTATGATACAGAACTGGGAAGATATTagaagaatagaatagaatagaatagaatagaatgttTTCTTTGTGAGAGAAGGAAATTTGCCCCATGTCTGGAGAGCTAAAGACAAATTCAATAGTATATTCTGCTCTGTTGTTTCTTAAATCATAGTTTATATAgggcatttctttaagtgtttaagAATGTTGATAGCATCCAATGCGCAGCTGTAGCACACAGCTGTAACATGTCTTCATTGTATTCTCTGTAAAGTGCAGTATAAGActgatttcccttctctctgaCTACTGGAAGTtcattctccctttctccctgtgAACTCCTGTCTATATCACCTTCCAACCGTCGTTTTTTTCTGCTCTCCTTTTTGGGAATCCAGATGTTGACAGTGAGTTGCATTGGAgttgttcatttcttttcctaCACCAGTGAACTCCCTAAAATAAAGGCCACCCTCCTAGCAGAAGCAGATGCTGTCTGTCAACTCTACTCCCTTCTTCCTGCCAAAGACTGGCACCCAGCTGTGAATAATTTCATGTTTCGATGGTATATTAAGTAGAAGAAAGGcgcccagaaagaaaaaagaaaacacactctGTCTGACACAGGCATCGAGGTTAACAGGAACCATTTGCTAAACCTACATAGCTGTGCCTGGTGGAGGCTTGCTGTGGGAGAGCCACAAGAGACCAATTGGAGGCAGAGCTTCCTCTTTCAGAAGTGAGCAGCCTCAAGGGCTTCTCCTAGGCAAGCAAACACCACAAAGGAAGAAGCTCAACTCCCTCGGAGACTACCTTTTCTAATCTATTTGTCTTAATTTCACAGAAGTAACAAAATCCTCCCAAACACACAGCACCTGCCTGTCCCGTTAGGGCTGGGAGGGAGAGGTACCTTCTGGTTAACTTTGGTGGCGGCCACAGTCAGATTGTGCAGATCCAGGGGATTACAGTCAGTTTCGTTCATGCAGCAGCTGGGAGGGATGCCGTGATCCAGGAAATAGGGGCTGCTGCTCCAGTTGGTGTAGTTCTGCACACCACAGCAGCTCAGCtgttaacaagaaaataaaaagaattcaagaGTGGTTGAGCAGATGCTGTGACCTCTTCACTTCTTGCCCTGAGGCTTCTATGAGAAAAACAtcaagctaggcagtggtggaaCACCCCTTTGGTTTGGGAAAAAAATCAGCTTACCCTCTACTATCAATCATCTTTGGTATCCATGTGAACTCTGAGAAGGAAGTTGAAACCACATTacactgtctttttttctacctcCACAAGTAGAGTAACATGTCTCTGACCTTGCTAAACATCTCGATCACATAAGAGTGCTATTAagtatgcaggtgcacatgttAATTATACCTAGAATACTGACAGGCAATTAATCCATTCTAAAAGTGCTCCACTGGACCtacaataataagtaaataaatagcttAAGAGAAAATGATTTCTATGTGGGATAGAAAGCTGTTATTGGGAAACTATAGCCTGCCTGGTTtcataaaggtgcttgccactggTTTCTGTATTGCCTATTGCCCACGGCTCCATTGGTGCTATGGTCTCACAGTTGGGTGTGACACAGAGTATAAGACCCTTACCATAGCCTAAAATATTTCCTATTTCTCCTCTTTATAAAACGTTTTCTGATATCTCACACAGGGAATATGAAAGCAAATGAGACAAAAATGTTACTGGTTGGTAAAACCTGAGTATACAGTTTTTTGACTTTCCAAAAGGTCTGAAATGTCATCAAACTAAAATGGAAAAGcttatggttttaatttttaaaaaaaaaatcttatgaatcttagatataattacatcattctccCCTTTGCAGACTATACCTGACAGAGTCTCAGTTTCCTTTTGGTCCATTAGTACACTGCCTTTAGTACATTGCCCCAAGTAGATGCTGGTCACCTGACTTCTCTGTCTAGTCTGGAGTCACCAATTCTAGATAGCCAGCCTTCAGGAGTCAGCTGTTAGCTAGATCAACACACACCCGCTACTCCCTCCTTTCCAATGGTTCAGCTTTTAAGGACAAATGGGGTATCGTTGGCATGTTCAGCACTCTTACCAATACAAGACACATTGGAGCATGTGTCTTCTTGATGCTAACTTCCTAGAAAATGCTTGGAACCAACTCTTGAAAACAGAACTGGACCAAAGAAGAATCAACAGTATATGCAACTGGTCTAACCTAGAGCGTTAAGCCCAAAACTGTATATGCAAGCTCCATACCCATCTCTTTCCCTGAAACTTACGCTGCGCTGCACATGGTCCACGGCCCGGCTCCTCTCATCATTGCCGTTGTAGTTCTGCATGGCATCCGTGTAAGTCCTCAGGAAGGTGTCCTTGATCTACAGAAGATAAAAGGGAAATGTATATCTAGTTCACTGTGGCCCAATCTGACTCAGATTCCTACAAATTCCCATCCCAGCACCATCTCTTCtgaaattttctcagttgatggTGACTACGGAGAGAAagccttgttttctgagacaaaggaGCAGAGAACATTCACTAAAGGTTTAACTAGCTGAGGAATTTAAAGACAAAGTTGATTTCAACCACCAATTTAGAGGGAACCAGGCCTGTCAGATGGCTCACTGAAGTGGCTAGCTAGGTAGGTTCTAAAAGGGCTATAAAGGTGACTGGCCAATCTTCAGGCATGaatttttctagttatttttcttttaattgattCACGGCAAACTTCCTTTCTACACCATTCCGTGACTTATGGAGACAGAATGGTAACAGACCAGACACTGGTGTGATGTGAAGATTAAGGTATGGGCCCCAAACTGACCTCTATTCTACTATGCAGAATGGGACAAAAGCCATCTTTCACTTAACTGTAATTACTGAGGCCAAAACGAAAGAGGCGAAAGGACAAGGGCTTTCTTGTTAGTAAAAAGTTAATGAAACCCTTTCTCCTTGTCAGTGAACACATTTGCCCTTGGGATCATTTTCAAGTCCTTTTGAAATCTGGGGTAAGTGAGGTGTTAGGTATACTACTAGGCCGTGTGGCTTATTGGTAAAACTAAGGTCTGATTGCTGCAATGCCTCTGAATTGGGAGAACAAAAAGTGGCAATTATCTGGTGGCAAGCTCCAAGCTAAATATGGCAACTCTCTCAACCAGGGATATTTCTTACTATATTCTGGAAGTAATGTCCATCAGGTAGTTGTAAGAGATACAGAAACCAAACAGTACCCGTGAGGTACTAAGCTGCAAGCCAGAGTGGCTGCCACAGCCAAGTCTATCACCTCACTTCACTTCTAAATTCTCAGGGTGGGGCGTTGTATAGGGAATAGGCCTTGTGTCACCCTGAGAGCATAGGCTTAAGAAACAAGACCATGGCTGACCTGAAGGCAACCCAGGCTTCTTTACAACATTGGTCCAAGTAAAATGGTATCAATGTGACTTATTGTTACCCAGTGAGTTTCACCACTTGGCCAAAGTCAACCTGTATTTCGTAATCGGGATGAGAGTGCAATCCCTAATGAATATAATGAAAAGGGACAAGAGGACTTCTGGTTTTCACACATACACTTAGGCCCTCCAGCAGGGCTGCTGAGGCCACCACCTTCACCCCATTTCCCTGCAGCTCATTGTAAGCATGGGTAGTCTAACTAGAGGCAACATCAATGAGCAACAGGTTCTGGAAGTTAGCTTTGGCATTTGGATGCTACCTACAGTCAAGGGCAAAATCAGGGCAATGGGGGAAAGGAACGGAACATCCACAAGCCAAGCTCCCAGTGAAGATAGCTCAGCAGGGCAAAAAACGAGCCTGGGACATTGCTGCCCGGCACTCAAAAGCCACAGCCAAACACCTCAGTGCGTTCCCTGTCTATGGTTTGCCATCAGCACACAGCTATCTGttacagctctcctgctctttaTGTGGTAGAAGAATGGATTTACAGGTAAGACAATTAGCTCAGCTTGCCTCTAGTGTCAGAAATCTTAGAACAGCATGCAATGCTTTGTGTAAAAAGCTACTTTCAAAAGAGTCTAATCCATATTAGACGTCACTGCTTTCAGAGAGGAGAAGCATTTTATGAAAGAGCTACAGAGAAAACTCAAGTGACGATCAAGACTGAAGGCTGTAAAAAGTTCCCGGCTAGCCTGCATGCGCTTCTTACACATGCCATTCATTTCCAAAACGCCTCTTCACACAGACTCTGAGTCTTTCCACCCTGGGTATACTCACTTCATGACGAAACACAAATCCAGAAATGCCAGCGACAAGCTCAGCCAGGAACACCAGGGACAGGAACATGGCATACTAAAAATGAAGTGAATGAGGATAAAGTCACAAGGCAGGATTAAGAGGAGGGCTtttcagggctgggaagatggtttaAGAGAGTTAAAATTATAGAGGGCCCAAGCTCAGTTCATAGCACCAATGTCAGGCGATTCACAAATGCCCGATGTTCCTGCTCCAAGGgcatccaatgcctctggcctctgtgggcacctgtgcTTGTGTATCTATACCCCTACACAGATACATGaatagagagggaaaaggagaggggaagagagacagacagacagacacatagctGAGGGTGCTTCTTTACAGTGAACATCTTTCCTCTAGGTGCAGTTAGACAAGTTCTTACTATCACTAGAGCAAATTCAGAAATGTAAATACCCTTGTTGGGATTTCACATGAGTATCAATATAAAAAACTGTCATTTTAATATGTACAAACATTTCAGGGTATGGATGCTAAGGAGACCTCAACTGATACCATGTCCATCAGCTCAGATCAATCAGGAGAAATATGAAAGGGCCATGACTCCAAAGTGTTTTACTttcaatatgaaaatatttaggctagaaaaaaatatttgctctGGAGTTCTCACAGGACATTGTTCTGCCCCGTCTAGGTGGCTTTTCGACCAACTTCTTCATGGTGAGCTAGAACCTGCAAATTGAATCCTCTTTTTACCCTCTTTTTAATGCCGGGCATAGAACCCAAGGCCTTCAGTGCTACAGCACTGAGCTGCCACCCTAGTCCTGGCTGTTCTATTTTGTAATTGTTCCGATTATTGGAAAGACTTCTTTGCCCTTGGCCACAGGTCTTCTTCCTACTTCCAAATTCTACCCGCCAGAAAGCAAAAGGGCCCAAGCACATGTCTATGTGTTAGCCCTTTGTATGTATGAGCATGGCCATGACGTGGAGCCGTGCTGCTGCTTTACTTCTGGGCAA contains:
- the Tspan7 gene encoding tetraspanin-7 is translated as MASRRMETKPVITCLKTLLIIYSFVFWITGVILLAVGVWGKLTLGTYISLIAENSTNAPYVLIGTGTTIVVFGLFGCFATCRGSPWMLKLYAMFLSLVFLAELVAGISGFVFRHEIKDTFLRTYTDAMQNYNGNDERSRAVDHVQRSLSCCGVQNYTNWSSSPYFLDHGIPPSCCMNETDCNPLDLHNLTVAATKVNQKGCYDLVTSFMETNMGIIAGVAFGIAFSQLIGMLLACCLSRFITANQYEMV